The genomic DNA GGTCGGTTCAGAGAGAAATTTTCTTTCCTCATTTTGATAATAAGCTTTGTATTTTATGAGCTCGGTTTCTGCAATCTGCAGCTGAGCCTGTCCCTGTTGGAGGTACTGTTGCTGATGCTGGGGCACCGTCGATACAAGATATTGGAGCAGAATGTGAAAGGCACCTTTCATGGCATTATGGCCTCTCTGGAACATAGGATCAGGCACCATGGAATCAAGAAGATCTCTTGCCTGGTTAATTTCTTTCACCTGCTGCTGTGCTGCTATCAGAGAGCCTCCGCTGCTCTGTTTTATTCTTACGGCATTATCAAATGCCTGTTTAAAACTCTCCATGGCATCAACGTATTTGTTTATCTGGTTCTGCCACATGATGAGCTTTTGAAACTGCACTATTCTCGGTGCAGAAATTGTGGCGGTCTTGGATTTCGCCATTGATTGCTCAGAACCTTTTACTCTCACTTTACCCTTGCTGTTGGAAAATAGAACTTTCCCTTCAGCGACTGTAAGAATGCTCCCTGCGCTCTTGTCCACTTCCATCTGCAGTTCAGTCCCTTCAATCGCTGCTGCGCCATGGGGCGATCCGAACTCAAAATTCGCATCCTGCCGGGTCATTTTTGCGAAAACTTTGCCAAACCATAAGAAGATCCCCTTCTTGGCATTTTTTTCCTCTATAGTAATCTTCGTGTTCGGTCCCATCTTTACTTCAGAATTATCTTTCATAAGAAGGACTGCCTGTGATCTCCCGTCAGTGATGACTTGGTCATTACTTATGAGAGCAGAGCGGACCTTGGCATTTTTTTCCTGGTTGTCCCTTATAACAGTGAGGCGGCCATAAATATTGCACACCATTGCGAGAGTCTTGGGAGCCGCGTAACTCTGCATGTAAAATGATAAAACCAGGACCATCATTAAGCATAAGACTATAGTAATACGGATTACAGCTCGGTGAGATAAGAGTTTCACGGAATGATCTCCTCTCGACTATTTGAAACCGGTTATTATAACCTCGAGAAAAACTACGCAATAAAAAAGAAAAGGTGTAAAAAGAAGTGTTACACCTTTTCTTTTTGCATTTATTTCTGTATTATTCTGTCATTTGCCTGGATGGGATCGCCTGTTCCTGAAGACTCGCATTCTGTCATGGAGTCATCCACATTTTTCGCTTCTATTGTGGTGATGCTGCTGTT from Candidatus Eremiobacterota bacterium includes the following:
- a CDS encoding FecR family protein; this encodes MKLLSHRAVIRITIVLCLMMVLVLSFYMQSYAAPKTLAMVCNIYGRLTVIRDNQEKNAKVRSALISNDQVITDGRSQAVLLMKDNSEVKMGPNTKITIEEKNAKKGIFLWFGKVFAKMTRQDANFEFGSPHGAAAIEGTELQMEVDKSAGSILTVAEGKVLFSNSKGKVRVKGSEQSMAKSKTATISAPRIVQFQKLIMWQNQINKYVDAMESFKQAFDNAVRIKQSSGGSLIAAQQQVKEINQARDLLDSMVPDPMFQRGHNAMKGAFHILLQYLVSTVPQHQQQYLQQGQAQLQIAETELIKYKAYYQNEERKFLSEPTYDSNPIK